The following are encoded together in the Salvia hispanica cultivar TCC Black 2014 chromosome 6, UniMelb_Shisp_WGS_1.0, whole genome shotgun sequence genome:
- the LOC125194465 gene encoding G-type lectin S-receptor-like serine/threonine-protein kinase At4g27290 isoform X3, whose translation MISENASLVISSGRSIIWLANSSRVASNPVLHLLDSGNLVLVHDTSSTTEEYLWQSFDYPTDTLLPGMKIVDDNEAGVERYLTSWRSPDDPSPGEYVHRIQNRGLAQMVTLRGGMKKYRLGQWNGICYAGAQKFPSAVYKPEFVFREERMISVGEPYQSLLLVRATLDTSGAILCHTMNLRRDKWNLVTMFPLDTCDEYATCGPNCICKPDRPIRCECLKGFAPKFQKDWDLQDWSGGCTRTKPLNCNGGDGFHQVVGVKFPDMSRFWLNTSMSLGECRVECLKNCGCTAFANPFITTGSTGCLMWFDDLIDTKQLPSAYNNQHIYIRVPTSEFDFDMGLEEEKEKKRPTRLIVISIVSGVLVSAIINGSVLFVARRKRQAVKRNSEDVELPTIKMATILQATNNFSVENMIGHGGFGPVYKGYMPTGEVIAVKRMSRSSQLGLEEFGNEVMVIAKLQHRNIVRLLGCCIEEEERMLIYEYLDNKSLDYFVFDNSRRTHLTWPKLFDIIMGTARGLLYLHHDSRLKIIHRDLKTSNILLDGNLTPKISDFGLARIFEEDQSLARTKRVVGTFGYMAPEYAIDGKFSMKSDIFSLGVVVLEIISGKKNRGYEHTDHYLNLLGHLVIILAGMVALERKQDNRVDG comes from the exons ATGATTTCTGAAAATGCAAGTCTTGTTATAAGCAGTGGCAGAAGCATCATCTGGTTGGCGAATTCATCGAGGGTGGCCTCAAATCCAGTGTTACACCTCCTGGACTCGGGAAACTTGGTTCTTGTACACGACACGAGCTCTACAACCGAAGAGTACCTATGGCAGAGTTTTGACTATCCAACTGACACCTTGTTACCAGGAATGAAAATAGTGGATGACAATGAAGCTGGTGTTGAGAGGTATTTGACATCATGGAGAAGTCCAGACGATCCTTCTCCCGGGGAATACGTTCACAGGATCCAAAACCGGGGCTTGGCTCAGATGGTGACTCTGAGAGGGGGAATGAAAAAATACCGGCTTGGACAGTGGAACGGGATATGTTATGCGGGTGCTCAAAAATTTCCCAGTGCCGTTTACAAACCAGAGTTTGTTTTCAGAGAGGAGAGGATGATATCTGTAGGAGAGCCCTACCAGAGCTTACTTCTGGTGAGAGCCACTTTAGATACATCTGGCGCGATCTTGTGCCATACCATGAATCTCAGAAGAGACAAGTGGAATCTTGTCACTATGTTTCCTCTCGATACATGCGATGAATATGCTACCTGTGGACCTAACTGCATCTGCAAACCTGATAGGCCGATTAGATGCGAGTGTTTAAAAGGATTTGCGCCAAAGTTCCAAAAGGATTGGGACCTTCAAGATTGGTCGGGTGGATGCACTAGAACTAAACCATTGAACTGCAATGGGGGAGATGGATTTCATCAGGTTGTTGGGGTCAAATTTCCGGATATGTCGAGGTTTTGGTTGAATACAAGCATGAGCCTTGGTGAGTGCAGAGTTGAGTGCTTAAAAAACTGTGGCTGCACTGCTTTTGCTAATCCCTTCATTACTACTGGAAGCACTGGCTGCTTGATGTGGTTTGATGATCTCATTGATACCAAGCAACTTCCTTCAGCGTATAATAACCAACACATCTACATCCGTGTACCGACATCTGAATTTG ATTTTGACATGGGTTTAGAGGAGgagaaggaaaagaaaaggcCTACAAGGTTAATAGTGATATCAATTGTTTCTGGTGTTCTTGTCTCGGCCATTATCAACGGAAGTGTACTTTTCGTGGCAAGACGAAAAAGGCAAG cAGTAAAAAGGAATAGTGAGGATGTAGAATTACCTACAATCAAGATGGCAACTATTCTACAAGCAACAAATAATTTCTCCGTGGAAAACATGATTGGACATGGAGGTTTTGGTCCTGTTTATAAG GGGTACATGCCAACAGGCGAAGTAATAGCAGTCAAAAGAATGTCGAGATCTTCACAACTTGGTCTCGAAGAGTTCGGAAATGAAGTGATGGTAATTGCGAAACTTCAACACAGAAACATTGTTAGACTTTTGGGATGTTGCATTGAAGAAGAGGAAAGGATGCTGATCTATGAATATCTGGATAACAAAAGCCTcgattattttgtttttg ATAACAGTCGGAGAACACATTTGACATGGCCTAAGCTTTTCGATATTATCATGGGAACGGCAAGGGGTCTGCTATATCTCCATCACGATTCCAGACTAAAGATTATTCACAGGGATCTCAAAACAAGCAATATTTTACTAGACGGAAATTTAACTCCAAAAATATCAGATTTCGGGTTAGCAAGAATTTTCGAAGAGGATCAATCTCTTGCGCGAACAAAAAGAGTTGTTGGGACATT TGGTTACATGGCTCCAGAATACGCGATTGATGGGAAATTCTCAATGAAATCTGACATCTTTAGTCTTGGAGTGGTGGTGCTGGAGATAATTAGTGGAAAGAAGAACAGAGGATATGAACACACAGATCACTATCTTAATCTCTTGGGCCAT TTGGTTATTATTTTGGCAGGCATGGTTGCTTTGGAAAGAAAACAAGATAATAGAGTTGATGGATGA
- the LOC125193006 gene encoding calcium-binding protein KRP1-like, with amino-acid sequence MASIDQPNFHDFLPLMAEKLGGDGLLGELCNGFQLLMDSEKGVITFDSLKKNSAFLGLQELSDEDLHSMLKEGDFDGDGALNQMEFCVLMFRLSPELMDQSQLLLEEALMQEEAVQDFDFSL; translated from the coding sequence ATGGCGTCGATCGATCAACCTAATTTCCACGATTTCTTGCCTCTGATGGCGGAGAAGCTAGGCGGCGACGGATTGCTTGGGGAATTGTGCAACGGTTTCCAGTTATTGATGGACTCCGAGAAGGGGGTCATCACATTCGACAGCTTGAAGAAGAATTCTGCTTTTTTAGGGCTGCAGGAATTGTCGGATGAGGATCTTCACAGCATGCTGAAGGAAGGGGATTTCGACGGAGATGGCGCTCTGAATCAGATGgaattttgtgttttgatgTTCAGATTGAGCCCAGAGTTGATGGATCAATCTCAGCTCTTGTTGGAAGAGGCTCTTATGCAGGAGGAGGCTGTCCAAGATTTCGACTTTTCTTTGTAG
- the LOC125194465 gene encoding G-type lectin S-receptor-like serine/threonine-protein kinase At4g27290 isoform X2: MISENASLVISSGRSIIWLANSSRVASNPVLHLLDSGNLVLVHDTSSTTEEYLWQSFDYPTDTLLPGMKIVDDNEAGVERYLTSWRSPDDPSPGEYVHRIQNRGLAQMVTLRGGMKKYRLGQWNGICYAGAQKFPSAVYKPEFVFREERMISVGEPYQSLLLVRATLDTSGAILCHTMNLRRDKWNLVTMFPLDTCDEYATCGPNCICKPDRPIRCECLKGFAPKFQKDWDLQDWSGGCTRTKPLNCNGGDGFHQVVGVKFPDMSRFWLNTSMSLGECRVECLKNCGCTAFANPFITTGSTGCLMWFDDLIDTKQLPSAYNNQHIYIRVPTSEFDFDMGLEEEKEKKRPTRLIVISIVSGVLVSAIINGSVLFVARRKRQVKRNSEDVELPTIKMATILQATNNFSVENMIGHGGFGPVYKGYMPTGEVIAVKRMSRSSQLGLEEFGNEVMVIAKLQHRNIVRLLGCCIEEEERMLIYEYLDNKSLDYFVFDNSRRTHLTWPKLFDIIMGTARGLLYLHHDSRLKIIHRDLKTSNILLDGNLTPKISDFGLARIFEEDQSLARTKRVVGTFGYMAPEYAIDGKFSMKSDIFSLGVVVLEIISGKKNRGYEHTDHYLNLLGHAWLLWKENKIIELMDECLKNTFVENEVKRCMQVGLLCVQKFADDRPTMPSVFSMLASDGAVLPEPKQPGFFIERSSSSSGTSSPFVESGNKTITITELEAR, from the exons ATGATTTCTGAAAATGCAAGTCTTGTTATAAGCAGTGGCAGAAGCATCATCTGGTTGGCGAATTCATCGAGGGTGGCCTCAAATCCAGTGTTACACCTCCTGGACTCGGGAAACTTGGTTCTTGTACACGACACGAGCTCTACAACCGAAGAGTACCTATGGCAGAGTTTTGACTATCCAACTGACACCTTGTTACCAGGAATGAAAATAGTGGATGACAATGAAGCTGGTGTTGAGAGGTATTTGACATCATGGAGAAGTCCAGACGATCCTTCTCCCGGGGAATACGTTCACAGGATCCAAAACCGGGGCTTGGCTCAGATGGTGACTCTGAGAGGGGGAATGAAAAAATACCGGCTTGGACAGTGGAACGGGATATGTTATGCGGGTGCTCAAAAATTTCCCAGTGCCGTTTACAAACCAGAGTTTGTTTTCAGAGAGGAGAGGATGATATCTGTAGGAGAGCCCTACCAGAGCTTACTTCTGGTGAGAGCCACTTTAGATACATCTGGCGCGATCTTGTGCCATACCATGAATCTCAGAAGAGACAAGTGGAATCTTGTCACTATGTTTCCTCTCGATACATGCGATGAATATGCTACCTGTGGACCTAACTGCATCTGCAAACCTGATAGGCCGATTAGATGCGAGTGTTTAAAAGGATTTGCGCCAAAGTTCCAAAAGGATTGGGACCTTCAAGATTGGTCGGGTGGATGCACTAGAACTAAACCATTGAACTGCAATGGGGGAGATGGATTTCATCAGGTTGTTGGGGTCAAATTTCCGGATATGTCGAGGTTTTGGTTGAATACAAGCATGAGCCTTGGTGAGTGCAGAGTTGAGTGCTTAAAAAACTGTGGCTGCACTGCTTTTGCTAATCCCTTCATTACTACTGGAAGCACTGGCTGCTTGATGTGGTTTGATGATCTCATTGATACCAAGCAACTTCCTTCAGCGTATAATAACCAACACATCTACATCCGTGTACCGACATCTGAATTTG ATTTTGACATGGGTTTAGAGGAGgagaaggaaaagaaaaggcCTACAAGGTTAATAGTGATATCAATTGTTTCTGGTGTTCTTGTCTCGGCCATTATCAACGGAAGTGTACTTTTCGTGGCAAGACGAAAAAGGCAAG TAAAAAGGAATAGTGAGGATGTAGAATTACCTACAATCAAGATGGCAACTATTCTACAAGCAACAAATAATTTCTCCGTGGAAAACATGATTGGACATGGAGGTTTTGGTCCTGTTTATAAG GGGTACATGCCAACAGGCGAAGTAATAGCAGTCAAAAGAATGTCGAGATCTTCACAACTTGGTCTCGAAGAGTTCGGAAATGAAGTGATGGTAATTGCGAAACTTCAACACAGAAACATTGTTAGACTTTTGGGATGTTGCATTGAAGAAGAGGAAAGGATGCTGATCTATGAATATCTGGATAACAAAAGCCTcgattattttgtttttg ATAACAGTCGGAGAACACATTTGACATGGCCTAAGCTTTTCGATATTATCATGGGAACGGCAAGGGGTCTGCTATATCTCCATCACGATTCCAGACTAAAGATTATTCACAGGGATCTCAAAACAAGCAATATTTTACTAGACGGAAATTTAACTCCAAAAATATCAGATTTCGGGTTAGCAAGAATTTTCGAAGAGGATCAATCTCTTGCGCGAACAAAAAGAGTTGTTGGGACATT TGGTTACATGGCTCCAGAATACGCGATTGATGGGAAATTCTCAATGAAATCTGACATCTTTAGTCTTGGAGTGGTGGTGCTGGAGATAATTAGTGGAAAGAAGAACAGAGGATATGAACACACAGATCACTATCTTAATCTCTTGGGCCAT GCATGGTTGCTTTGGAAAGAAAACAAGATAATAGAGTTGATGGATGAGTGTTTGAAGAATACATTTGTAGAGAATGAAGTGAAGAGATGCATGCAAGTCGGGTTATTATGCGTTCAGAAATTCGCAGACGATAGGCCAACCATGCCATCAGTGTTTTCGATGTTAGCAAGTGATGGAGCAGTTTTGCCCGAACCAAAACAGCCCGGATTTTTCATCGAAAGAAGTTCAAGCAGTAGTGGTACTTCTTCACCATTTGTTGAGTCAGGGAATAAGACAATCACCATTACTGAGTTGGAGGCCAGGTGA
- the LOC125194465 gene encoding G-type lectin S-receptor-like serine/threonine-protein kinase At4g27290 isoform X1: protein MISENASLVISSGRSIIWLANSSRVASNPVLHLLDSGNLVLVHDTSSTTEEYLWQSFDYPTDTLLPGMKIVDDNEAGVERYLTSWRSPDDPSPGEYVHRIQNRGLAQMVTLRGGMKKYRLGQWNGICYAGAQKFPSAVYKPEFVFREERMISVGEPYQSLLLVRATLDTSGAILCHTMNLRRDKWNLVTMFPLDTCDEYATCGPNCICKPDRPIRCECLKGFAPKFQKDWDLQDWSGGCTRTKPLNCNGGDGFHQVVGVKFPDMSRFWLNTSMSLGECRVECLKNCGCTAFANPFITTGSTGCLMWFDDLIDTKQLPSAYNNQHIYIRVPTSEFDFDMGLEEEKEKKRPTRLIVISIVSGVLVSAIINGSVLFVARRKRQAVKRNSEDVELPTIKMATILQATNNFSVENMIGHGGFGPVYKGYMPTGEVIAVKRMSRSSQLGLEEFGNEVMVIAKLQHRNIVRLLGCCIEEEERMLIYEYLDNKSLDYFVFDNSRRTHLTWPKLFDIIMGTARGLLYLHHDSRLKIIHRDLKTSNILLDGNLTPKISDFGLARIFEEDQSLARTKRVVGTFGYMAPEYAIDGKFSMKSDIFSLGVVVLEIISGKKNRGYEHTDHYLNLLGHAWLLWKENKIIELMDECLKNTFVENEVKRCMQVGLLCVQKFADDRPTMPSVFSMLASDGAVLPEPKQPGFFIERSSSSSGTSSPFVESGNKTITITELEAR from the exons ATGATTTCTGAAAATGCAAGTCTTGTTATAAGCAGTGGCAGAAGCATCATCTGGTTGGCGAATTCATCGAGGGTGGCCTCAAATCCAGTGTTACACCTCCTGGACTCGGGAAACTTGGTTCTTGTACACGACACGAGCTCTACAACCGAAGAGTACCTATGGCAGAGTTTTGACTATCCAACTGACACCTTGTTACCAGGAATGAAAATAGTGGATGACAATGAAGCTGGTGTTGAGAGGTATTTGACATCATGGAGAAGTCCAGACGATCCTTCTCCCGGGGAATACGTTCACAGGATCCAAAACCGGGGCTTGGCTCAGATGGTGACTCTGAGAGGGGGAATGAAAAAATACCGGCTTGGACAGTGGAACGGGATATGTTATGCGGGTGCTCAAAAATTTCCCAGTGCCGTTTACAAACCAGAGTTTGTTTTCAGAGAGGAGAGGATGATATCTGTAGGAGAGCCCTACCAGAGCTTACTTCTGGTGAGAGCCACTTTAGATACATCTGGCGCGATCTTGTGCCATACCATGAATCTCAGAAGAGACAAGTGGAATCTTGTCACTATGTTTCCTCTCGATACATGCGATGAATATGCTACCTGTGGACCTAACTGCATCTGCAAACCTGATAGGCCGATTAGATGCGAGTGTTTAAAAGGATTTGCGCCAAAGTTCCAAAAGGATTGGGACCTTCAAGATTGGTCGGGTGGATGCACTAGAACTAAACCATTGAACTGCAATGGGGGAGATGGATTTCATCAGGTTGTTGGGGTCAAATTTCCGGATATGTCGAGGTTTTGGTTGAATACAAGCATGAGCCTTGGTGAGTGCAGAGTTGAGTGCTTAAAAAACTGTGGCTGCACTGCTTTTGCTAATCCCTTCATTACTACTGGAAGCACTGGCTGCTTGATGTGGTTTGATGATCTCATTGATACCAAGCAACTTCCTTCAGCGTATAATAACCAACACATCTACATCCGTGTACCGACATCTGAATTTG ATTTTGACATGGGTTTAGAGGAGgagaaggaaaagaaaaggcCTACAAGGTTAATAGTGATATCAATTGTTTCTGGTGTTCTTGTCTCGGCCATTATCAACGGAAGTGTACTTTTCGTGGCAAGACGAAAAAGGCAAG cAGTAAAAAGGAATAGTGAGGATGTAGAATTACCTACAATCAAGATGGCAACTATTCTACAAGCAACAAATAATTTCTCCGTGGAAAACATGATTGGACATGGAGGTTTTGGTCCTGTTTATAAG GGGTACATGCCAACAGGCGAAGTAATAGCAGTCAAAAGAATGTCGAGATCTTCACAACTTGGTCTCGAAGAGTTCGGAAATGAAGTGATGGTAATTGCGAAACTTCAACACAGAAACATTGTTAGACTTTTGGGATGTTGCATTGAAGAAGAGGAAAGGATGCTGATCTATGAATATCTGGATAACAAAAGCCTcgattattttgtttttg ATAACAGTCGGAGAACACATTTGACATGGCCTAAGCTTTTCGATATTATCATGGGAACGGCAAGGGGTCTGCTATATCTCCATCACGATTCCAGACTAAAGATTATTCACAGGGATCTCAAAACAAGCAATATTTTACTAGACGGAAATTTAACTCCAAAAATATCAGATTTCGGGTTAGCAAGAATTTTCGAAGAGGATCAATCTCTTGCGCGAACAAAAAGAGTTGTTGGGACATT TGGTTACATGGCTCCAGAATACGCGATTGATGGGAAATTCTCAATGAAATCTGACATCTTTAGTCTTGGAGTGGTGGTGCTGGAGATAATTAGTGGAAAGAAGAACAGAGGATATGAACACACAGATCACTATCTTAATCTCTTGGGCCAT GCATGGTTGCTTTGGAAAGAAAACAAGATAATAGAGTTGATGGATGAGTGTTTGAAGAATACATTTGTAGAGAATGAAGTGAAGAGATGCATGCAAGTCGGGTTATTATGCGTTCAGAAATTCGCAGACGATAGGCCAACCATGCCATCAGTGTTTTCGATGTTAGCAAGTGATGGAGCAGTTTTGCCCGAACCAAAACAGCCCGGATTTTTCATCGAAAGAAGTTCAAGCAGTAGTGGTACTTCTTCACCATTTGTTGAGTCAGGGAATAAGACAATCACCATTACTGAGTTGGAGGCCAGGTGA